The DNA region GCTTCGAAACTGAAGCTGCAGCCGATGACGAACGCGACCAGGTCGTCGGTCCAGTGATCGGACGCATCCGTGGTCTCGGCGACCATCTCACCGTCGACGTAGACGCGATAGAGGGGAATGTCGGAGCGGATGTCGCCGCCGCGAAGCAGCGGACCGGAGAACTCGCCGGGCTCCAGCACGTCCAGCACCGGACACGGCTTCGGGTTGCGCTGGGCGAACAGCATCAGGTCGAAGGCGTACTCGCGCGGCACGGCCATCAGGTTGGCCTGGGTGTAGCCGGCCGACCATCCCGCCGTCGGTGTCACCAGCCCCTCCCGGAACCGGCGACGGGCGTCCGCGGGTGGCACAGCGGCCGGGTCGGCGGGAATGGTCTGATCCATCGTCGCCCCGATTCAGCTCCACAACTCGGACAGGCCGCTCAACGACATCCAGCCCAGGTAGAGCGTCAGCAGCCACACCGCGAGGCCTACCAACTTCAGCCACATCGGATAGTGATAGCCGCGCAACAGATCCCGGCGCATCCACGCCACCCACAGCACCACCGTGAACCCGATGGGCAGGATCAGCCCGTTGAAGGCACCGGCGAAGATCAGCAGCGTCACCGGCGCCGCTCCGAGGATCACGAACAGCGCCGCGCTGATCGCGATGAAGCCGACCGTCAGGATGTTCTGGCGGCGGCGCGTGGTTCTCGACGTCGTCAGGAACGACACCGAGGTGTACGCGGCGCCGATCACCGAGGTGATGGATGCGGCCCAGAGGATGACGCCGAAGAAAACACCGCCGGCGGTACCGAGCGCGGCCTCGAATGCCGACGCGGTGGGGTTGTCGTCGGACAGGGCGGCGCCGCCTGCCGTCACACCGAGGATGGCCAGGAACAACAGCGTGCGCATGACGCCGGTGACGAGGATGCCGTACAGCGATGTGCTGGTGATCCGGCCGACGTTGTCGGGTCCGGTGACGCCGGTGTCGAGGAGACGGTGTGCGCCTGCATAGGTGATGTAGCCACCCACCGTCCCGCCGACGATGGTCGTGATCGCCAGGAAGTTGATCGACTCGGGCAGTACTGCGTTGCGCAGTGCCTCACCGAGCGGTGGCCGCGACACGATCGCGGTGTATGCGGTCATGGCGATCATCGCGGCGCCGAGCACCACCACGATGCGGTCGAGTCCGACTCCGGCCCGCTTGCTCAGGAACACCCCGATGGCGATGAGCGCCGAGACCGCGCCGCCGATGCGCGGATCGAGGCCGAACATCGCGTCGGTGCCGAGGCCGGCGCCGCTGGTGTTGCCGATGTTGAACACCAGGCCGCCCACGACCACCATCGCAGCCAGTGCGTACCCGACGCCGGGTAACACGCGGTTGCCCAGTTCGTGGGCCCGGATCCCGGACACCCCGATGACCCGCCACACGTTCAACTGGACGGCGAAGTCGATGAGGATCGACGCGACGATGGCGAACGCAAACGCCGCGCCGAGTCTGACGGTGAAGTCGGTGGTCTGGGTGATGAACCCCGGCCCGACGGCGCTGGTCGCCATCAGGAACATTGCTCCCAGGAGCGCGGTTCTCGTCGCTTGGGAAGGCGCCTGGTTCGTCTGTTCCTTCTCGGGCGCTGTCGCCGCGTCAGGCGTGGAGCGTTCGGGTGTCGCCATGTCGTTTCCCCTGATCCGAACCGGCATTGTTGGTGGTGCACGTGCGTCGCACGTCGAGGACCCCGTCGTCTGGTTGCCGTCTACCCGAGCGGCGCGCCGATGAACCCTCGGAGTTGGGCGACGGACTGCGGGAAACGTCGAGTCAGCCCGCTTTCTCCGGACGTCGGCGGAGCGATTACCTACGCCCTATGCCGCGCCTTGCGAACTCTCCGCGGTGCCGTCAGACGAATCGGCGGCGCGGTGCTCCCTGGGGTTGTCGGAGCGTTTCTTGGGTTCGCGGGGCTTGACCGCGCCGTCGTCGGAAGACCTGTCCGAAGATCTCGGCTCCCCGACAGATTCACTCGACGTTGTAGTAGACAGTTCGGACGGCTCGGAGTTCGGCTCCGCGTTTCTGCTTGACGGTTCGAGCTCACGGGGCAGCGGCTGCGACGGGACGACCTTCGGTGTGATGCCGGACAGATCCGACGTGCCGGCCGACGGGTTCGTCTCATCGTGACCAATCGACGTGACGTCGGTTTGCGAAACGTCTGCTTGAACCTGCACTTCGTCCACCGGATCAGCGGGGGCGACCACGCCGTGCGCGGGAACGGAGGCGAACTCGTCGACGGGTAGGTCGCCGTCGCTCGATGCGAGGGGGTCGGCGTCCGCGAGCGAAGGGCGAAGCGCGGGGAGTAGCTCGGGTGATAGTGGCGGCGGCGCGACCGACGGGTCCAGCACTTCCGTGGTTGCCGACTGCGTCTGCTGGGCATCGAACGGCAGCGGCGGCAGCGGCGGCAGCCAGAAGTTCCATTCATCGATCCCCAGTTGGACGAGGGCATCCCAGCTGTCCCGGGCAATGTTCCCCAAGCCCTCTCCGAAGGGCAGCGGACCCCAGAGCCAGTTGGCCGAATTGACCACAAGGCTTTCGACGATGCGTTCCCCGAAGTTGTAGAAGATCATGATCTGAGGCGAGAGCCAGCCCACCCAGGGAACCCAGCCGACAGCGTAGGTGGCCACCTCGAACCCGTAGCGCACCCACGGCTCGATGACGAAATAGGTGTTGATGATGGCGTCTTCGAATTCGTTGGGCGTCGGGGAGGGCCCAGGCAAATCCGGTGTGGGAAACGGCTGACCCAGGCTGGGCGGGATGATGAACCTGCCCAGGTCCAGGCTCAACAACGACCCGAGGACGTTGGTCTGCTCTACCAATGCCTGCTGCGCCAACGGTTGCTGGGCCAACGGTTGCTGGGCTAACGGTTGCTGCACCAAAGCCTGCTGCGCCAACGGTTGCACCACCGGGCGAAAAACAGCCGCCGTAGGTCGGACTACCGGGTCGGTCGGCGGCGGTGGCGGCTGAACCGCGGGCGCGACCACCAGTGCACCCAGGCTGGCTAGCGCGATGCCGGTTGTCGCCATTCGGTTTGCGAAGGCCTTCATTGCCGGACTTCCTTCCCGCTGCGCCTCGTGACCGCCGCGGGCATGGGCGCTGAACAGATTCTAGTGCCGAACTACGCGCCTGGAGACGAAATCGCGGACCCCACAATCGCGACGTGCCCGCAACCAACCGACCACCGACGAGCCCCGTAGCAGACGGACCGCTGGCCGGATCGGTTCGTTGCCGGGCGCGAAGACAATCAGCGCGACTAACCAACATCGACATACCGACTCCGTCACCGAGGGCGACTCCTCAAAAGTGTTGTGACACAAGCTAATTGCCATTGTTGGCGGGTCGAGTGATCTGCAGCCGCGCCGCCGGCGCAGCGTTATTGGGCGTCCAGCTCAGATGCTCGAGGAGCATGTCGACGTCGACGGCGCACGCTGCGACAGGACTGGTAGCGCCAGACCCCGGATCGCCATGACACGCGAACGTTCTCGCGGCATCTACCTACACCCGACAGCGGAGCGGCGACACGGCCGCACCGGGGGCGATAGCGAGCGCTAATGCAGCAAAGAACGGCCTGCGCCTCGTCCGGTAGCGACGAGGCTGCACGCGGGAGCAAGCCGAGGCCTGAAAATCCCAGCATCTGAAAACCGCCTGATGGGGCGGTTCGGTGGAGCGGGCGACGGGAATCGAACCCGCGTAGCTAGTTTGGAAGACTAGGGCTCTACCATTGAGCTACGCCCGCAATGTGCTGCACAAGCTGAGCAGACTGTACCGGCCCCGCCTGGCTCAAATCCAATTGAGTCCCGATGAGGTCCGATGTGGTCCCGCGGTGGTCAGGCCGTAGTATCGCCGGTGGTCCGGCGCTGTGTTGAAGCAGCGACGACCGGGGTGTAGCGCAGCTTGGTAGCGCATCCGCTTTGGGAGCGGAAGGCCGCAGGTTCAAATCCTGTCACCCCGACCAGAAACACCCACCAGAACCGCAATAGAGGAGTACGCAACGTGAAGAGCACCGTCGAGAAGTTGAGCCCGACGCGGGTTCGCATCAACGTGGAGGTGCCCTTCACCGAGCTCGAACCCGACATCGACAAAGCGTTCAAGCAGCTGGCCAAGCAGATCCGGCTGCCCGGCTTCCGGCCCGGCAAGGCGCCCCGCAAGCTGCTCGAAGCCCGCGTGGGCCGAGCCTCGGTGCTCGAGCAGGTCGTCAACGACGCGCTGCCCGGTCGCTACAGCGAGGCCGTCACCGCAGAGTCTCTGCAGCCGATCGGTCAGCCCGAGATCGAGATCACCAAGCTCGAGGACAACGAGGAGCTGGTGTTCACCGCCGAGGTCGACATCCGTCCTGAGATCGACCTGCCCGATCTGGCGGAGCTGAAGATCACCGTCGACCCGATCTCTGTCAGCGACGAGGATGTCGCCACCGAGCTCGAGAACCTGCAGAAGCGGTTCGGCACCCTGACCGGTGTCGAGCGTGCCGCCGAGTCCGGCGACTTCGTGTCGATCGACCTGTCGGCCACCGTCGACGGTGAGGACGTTCCCGAGGCCAGGACCGAAGGCCTGTCCCATGAGGTCGGTTCCGGTGAGCTGATCGAGGGTCTGGACGACGCGATCGTCGGTCTCAGCGAGGGCGAGAGCAAGGATTTCACCACCACCCTGGTCGCCGGTGAGCACGCTGGCCAGGAGGCTCAGGTGAATGTCACGGTCAAGTCGATCAAGGTGCGCGAGCTGCCGGAGTTGGACGATGAATTCGCCCAGCTGGCAAGTGAATTCGACACCATCGAGGAACTGCGCAGCAGCCTCAGCGAGCAGGTCACCCGCGTCAAGCGAGTGCAGCAGGCCGAGCAGATCCGCGACAAGGCGATCGAGGAGTTGTTGGAGCAGGTCGAGGTCCCGCTGCCGGAGAAGGTGGTCCAGGCCCAGGTCGACGACACGCTGCACAACGCC from Mycobacterium sp. DL includes:
- a CDS encoding NRAMP family divalent metal transporter, translating into MATPERSTPDAATAPEKEQTNQAPSQATRTALLGAMFLMATSAVGPGFITQTTDFTVRLGAAFAFAIVASILIDFAVQLNVWRVIGVSGIRAHELGNRVLPGVGYALAAMVVVGGLVFNIGNTSGAGLGTDAMFGLDPRIGGAVSALIAIGVFLSKRAGVGLDRIVVVLGAAMIAMTAYTAIVSRPPLGEALRNAVLPESINFLAITTIVGGTVGGYITYAGAHRLLDTGVTGPDNVGRITSTSLYGILVTGVMRTLLFLAILGVTAGGAALSDDNPTASAFEAALGTAGGVFFGVILWAASITSVIGAAYTSVSFLTTSRTTRRRQNILTVGFIAISAALFVILGAAPVTLLIFAGAFNGLILPIGFTVVLWVAWMRRDLLRGYHYPMWLKLVGLAVWLLTLYLGWMSLSGLSELWS
- the tig gene encoding trigger factor; protein product: MKSTVEKLSPTRVRINVEVPFTELEPDIDKAFKQLAKQIRLPGFRPGKAPRKLLEARVGRASVLEQVVNDALPGRYSEAVTAESLQPIGQPEIEITKLEDNEELVFTAEVDIRPEIDLPDLAELKITVDPISVSDEDVATELENLQKRFGTLTGVERAAESGDFVSIDLSATVDGEDVPEARTEGLSHEVGSGELIEGLDDAIVGLSEGESKDFTTTLVAGEHAGQEAQVNVTVKSIKVRELPELDDEFAQLASEFDTIEELRSSLSEQVTRVKRVQQAEQIRDKAIEELLEQVEVPLPEKVVQAQVDDTLHNAIHGLDHDESKFEETLKEQGSSREEFDADNRTNAEKAIKTQLLMDAIADKLDIQVGQGDLTERLVLMSRQYGLEPQQLLQMLQQNNQLPAMFADVRRGLTVAAIVHGGTVVDTDGTEIDTAEFFGPSDEQASAASGEVDEDAELSAGDDESDDADEAVESDVVDEIESADDAAEAADTK